GAACATTAAGAAATCTCAGTTAATGCAGACAATATTGAGACAAAGCAGCAAACAACAAAAATTATCTTTCTTCTGGTTGAAGACCCTCATGTCCCGTGAGGGATGAAAACCAGACAGGGTTTAACTTGGAGAATCTTGGTCTTGGACATACTTTTTCAATACATCTATCGTAACCCCTCCGCAGCTTGAAACGAAATATGCACCTGTCCAAAAGACTCGCTTGCTATACGTTTTAGAAACTATAGACTCGAAGGATCGCCACATTGTCTTCGATGATGTGGCTTTTAAATTGGCTATCAAGCTGCTTAACAGCTTGTGAGGTGGAAACGACACAATTAGATGAGCGTGGTCTGACTCACAATTAAATTCAAGTAATTCGCTATCCCAAGATGCCAGTACGGATCTGAACACCCTTTCTAGTTCTGTTTTCATCGCAGCATCAATTACTTTTCTACGATACTTAGTTACCAGTACAATGTGAACGGTTAGATTGAATACTGCTCTACGAGTAGTGCGATAGTTAGTTTTCACGGCTTGAAAATATATGTACGGTTAATGTATAATCTTACCATGCGGAAAACTTACCAGTACAAATTAATCCTGACAGCTACTCAACGGCAAGAAATTGACCGTTGGTTGAGTATGCTCAAAGCGCAGTATAACTATTTGCTGGGAGAACGTTTTAACTGGTGGGAATACAACCGTTCCTATCTAACAATTCCTCAAGGAGAATACTGTCTGCGGTGGTGCGAATTAGGCAGTGGCGAACTTAAAGACAATCCAGATTGGCACAGTCAATCGGCTAGTCTGCCACAATTAAAAAAGGATAGACCCTGGTACGCCGATATCTACAGTCAAGTTTTGCAAGATTGCGTCAAGCGGGTGAAGCTTGCTATGGAGAAATTTTTAGCTGGTGATTCTAAAGGTCGTAAAAGTGGTCGCCCTCGTTTTAAAAATCGAGCTAGATATAGAACGCTCACCTATCCTGCTATTAAGGATAAAAACTTAGTTGGCAGTACGATTAAGCTACCCAAGCTAGGAGTTCTGAAGTTCCGCAAATCCAGGGATATCAAACCTGGGTTCAAGCTAAAAACAGCATCGATTACCAGAAAAGCTGATGGTTACTACCTCAATCTTTCGGTAGAGGATAAGTCTGTTCCCGACCTGGAGTTAGATACTGTACCAACCGAATCTAATACAGTTGGGATTGATGTTGGCTTAGAAAAACTATATGTAGATTCAAGCAACAATCAAGCTAACCCACAAAGGCACTTGAGAAAATCCGAATCCAAGCTGGCACTTTTACAAAGAAAACTAGACGACAACGCTCGTGGCAAGAAGGCGAAAAGACTCATACGACGAGCAATAGCTAGACTTCATCAGAAAATAGCCAGGCAGAGAAAACATTGGCACTATGGCGAAGCTCACAAGCTTGCTAGGAACTGCCAGGTTTTAGCTATCGAAGATTTAAAAATTCGCAACATGAAGCGAAAAAATAAACCTAAGAAAGTAGATGGTGTGTTTGTTCCTAACGGGCAAGCAGCATCTAGGGGTCTGAACAAATCTTGGAGCGACAACGGAGTGGGTAATTTCCTAGAGATACTGTCTCAAGTTGCTCAAAAGTACGGCACGAGAATAGTTAAAGTCAACCCCAGGGGGACTTCTCAGCATTGTAGCAGATGTCTAAATCGGGTTAGCAAAACCCTGTCAGATAGATGGCATCAATGCAATAGCTGTGACTTAAGTTGCGACAGAGACTATAACTCGGCACTTCTAATTAAAAAACTGGCGGTGGGCAGTCGTCAGTCTAAAACGCTCCCTTCCCTTAAAGATATAATGGGCTGAGGAGAATCCTGCGTGTCCCGCGCAGGAGTATGTCAATTCACTGAGCGTAAGTACTCGATCGCTTTTTTCTTGAGTAGCTGTATTGCTTTATTGTCAATCTGCCTAACTCTTTCTCGGCTAATTCCACAAATATTACTAATCTGCCCGTAGCTCATAATTTTGCCGTCATTTAAGCCATAACGCAAGATAATTACATCTCGTTGCAGAGGAGAAAGGGTATTTAACAGATTTTGGAGATGAGCGCGAGTTTCCTGACTTGAGGCAAAATCTGCTGGAGAAACAGAGTCATCAGCTATAATTTGTCCTAACTCAGTTTGATTTTCATCAATCGTCACGTTAAGACTTTTAAGTTTGGTAATTTGGGCAGAGTGAGCCAAAAATCTCAGCTTATCCAAATCCATACCTAATTCTGTAGCAACTTCACGATCGGTTGGTTTTCGACCCAACTGTTGCGATAGCTGGCGAGTTACCTTCTTAATTTTGTTCAAATCTTGAGTAATATGAATAGGCAGTCGAATTGTTCTGGCATGATTGGCGATTGCCCTAGTCATTGCTTGTCTAATCCACCAGTAACTATAGGTGGAGAATTTATACCCTTTGCTTAAATCGAACTTTTCAGTTGCTTTCATTAAGCCAATACTGCCTTCTTGGATCAAATCCAAAATTGATAGACCAAGGTTTTGATATTTCTTGGCTACAGACACCACCAAGCGTAAATTTGCCTCAACCATTTTTTGTCTTGCAATTTGTCCCCGATAGATGATGCGTTGCTCGTCTAGAGTTAAGTCTGCTTTATTCTTATTTAGTAAAGGCAGCATAGCCTGGATTTGATTTGCGTATTCAACCTCCTCTTCTGCCTTCAATAAGGGAGTACGACCAATCTCAATTAAATAGTCTCGAACTAAATTATTAACCATCAAATTTCGTAATTTCTCAACTTAATAGATCTTAAAAATGTTATATATATTGAATATCTCCGATGGCTCAAAATATTTTAGCGCTCTACCTTAACCAGAAAAGATAAAGACCTCTGTATTCAATTTTACCCTGATAAGTCTTGATTGCATCGGTCGCTTAATTATTCGCTCCCAATCAGCAATCGCTTTTTGCTAAAAGTCACAAAGGTTGCACCCTTAACAAAATTTGTTGTGTATCTTGATAATAATTACAACCAATATGTTTAAAAAGATTTGGTTATTAGCTCTTGGATTACTGATAAGTTTAATTATCATAGCCAATAGCGATCGCCAAAAGTCAACAATGTCAGAGCGGATTCTTGAAGATCCTCCGAAAAATGTTGCCGAACATCCGATAGTAATTGGCTATAGTAATTGGCCTGGTTGGTGGCCATGGGCGATTGCTGAATCAGAAGGTTTATTTGCCAAAAATGGTTTGAATAATCTTGAATTGCGCTGGTACGACAATTATACTCAGTCAATTGATGATTTGAAAGCAGGAAACATTAATGGAAATTGTCAAACTTTAAACGACACGCTTTCAACTGTTGATGATGCGCTCAAAGGAGAAGTTGTTGTGCTGATAAATGATAACTCTGCTGGTAATGATAAAATAATCGCCGCTCAAGGAATTAACGAAGTAAAAGATCTAAAAGGAAAAAAGGTAGCAGTTGAAGCGGGAGTGGTAGACGACTTTTTGCTAACTTTGGCACTAGAGCAGGAAAATTTATCTCGCAGTGAGATTAAAGTTTTTAATCTAGAAACGGGAGCGGCAGCAGAGGCTTTTGTTACGAAACAAGTCGATGCAGTAGGAGCTTTTCCTCCATTCTGGTTAACTGCACTACAAAGGTCGGGATCTCAAGAACTTATTTCTTCGGCTGCTTTTCCAGGAGCAATTCCCGATCTACTGGTAGTAACAGAAGAATTAATCGAAAAATATCCAGAACAAGTTCAGTCGTTAGTCAATACTTGGTTTGATGTATTAAGGTTTATGGCTAGTGATTTAGATCGAGCCGAAGAAATTATGGCAAATCGAGCAGGAATTACTCGTAGTGAGTTGCAGCTACTTAAGGCGGGAACAAAAATATTTACATTTAATGAGAACCTAGCGGCTTTTGTTGAAGGAAACAACATGACATCCATTCATTATGCTGCTGAAAAAATTGCTGAAAATCTACAATTTGACCTGAAGTTAATTAGTAAAAAGCCAAATATAAGAAGAATGTTTAATTCAAATTTTTTAAGCGGCGTTAAAAAATCAAACAGTTAAGCCATAATCGGACCATTGATATCTGTGCCAAAACTTTGCGTCCAGTAAGCACTGCCATTGTCGCCTACACTATATCCTACTCCAAGCTCCTCAAAAGCAGGATTGAGAATATTTTCGCGATGACCATCGCTTCCCATCCAACCAGTTACTACGGTTTCTGCATCTGCATACCCAACAGCAACATTTTCCCCTATTGTTGAGTATTGATAACCAGCATCTAAAATACGCTCGTCAAAATTACTACCATTTGAGCCAGTATGGCTCAAGGTGTCTGTATTAGCTTGATCTTGAGCATGTAAATCGGCGGCTCGATCTAACTGCTCATTAAGCTGTAAAGGATCGATTCCGACTTTGGCACGCTCTTTATTCACCAATTCGAGAATTTGTCGATCGAATGTATCTGATACAGGTATTTCTTCTGTTCTAGCCTTATCGGACTGGTGTAAAACAGTCCCATCGAATAACGAGCTATTTAACAAATTGCCTCCTTCCCCTGCTGAATATAATCCGAACTGATTATTATTGCTATCGGTCGATTCTGAGCGATATCGTTCACCATTGTCGGTGGGGCTTGCGGCTGACCGTTGGTCAGAATAAGCATGATAGTCTTGCATGTCACCTAAAGTTTAAAGTTGAATGAAGTATAAGTTTTTAAGCGATTACGTTCCGTGCGACGCTGCCCGTAGCCGATCGCTGCGTCCGTAATAGCCGCATCGCTGATTGGGAGCCAAGAAAAATTCGGCGGCGACTATACCTAAGAATAATCAGCACTTTTTTCTGATGAATAAAACAAGTGTCCCCATCAATACTAATACAAAGGCATTTAAAAAATTGTTGAGATAATGCGGTCCTACTAAAACGGTATGAAAAATCGCAAGAGGTAACGCAGGAACAGTTAAAAAATGTAATTTCCGCCACCAAACTTTTCCCAGCTTACGCTGCCAAAATTTAAAAGAAGTAATTGCTGCTGGGATCATGAGTGAAAGTGATACAGCCCCTAAAGCTATTCCCCAATTTTGCCAGAACGGCTTGAACAAAACTAATTGTTTAAAATTTATTGCCTCTGAATTTGCCAATAAACAGTGAGTGATACCTGCTACAAATGCGATGATTCCAATTGTCCGCCGATGTTTAAGGGGAAATTGCCAGTAAAACTTGATCGGACGAGCAACTAAAGATAACATTAAGCAAAATAAGCTAATATGCCCTGAATAAAATCCAAGCTCATTTAATTGCAAAAATAGAATAACTCCCATTTTTATTACCTTTAAGTCAAAAGAAGGCTGTCGAGAAAAATCTAAATCTGGCGATTTAGATTTTTCTGTAAGCGATCAAGCAAATTCAAAAGCTCCGTCAGTAACATTAGAATTAACGGTTACATCAGTACCGTAATTGAAATTGCCATCATGATTAATGGTAAGCGTACCTGATACATCAAAATCATGAGCGTCACCACCGCGAGAACCATCGGCACCTTGATCGCTATACAAACCTAATTTGATCTGGTTATCTGATTCTTCCAGCACAGTAACCGCGACAGTGTGACCAGCAATATTAACCTTGTCTCCATCACCACCACTACCGCTAAAGTTCGCGATCGTATCTTGTCCGATACTA
This Pleurocapsa minor HA4230-MV1 DNA region includes the following protein-coding sequences:
- a CDS encoding ferric reductase-like transmembrane domain-containing protein, which gives rise to MGVILFLQLNELGFYSGHISLFCLMLSLVARPIKFYWQFPLKHRRTIGIIAFVAGITHCLLANSEAINFKQLVLFKPFWQNWGIALGAVSLSLMIPAAITSFKFWQRKLGKVWWRKLHFLTVPALPLAIFHTVLVGPHYLNNFLNAFVLVLMGTLVLFIRKKC
- the tnpA gene encoding IS200/IS605 family transposase, which produces MKTNYRTTRRAVFNLTVHIVLVTKYRRKVIDAAMKTELERVFRSVLASWDSELLEFNCESDHAHLIVSFPPHKLLSSLIANLKATSSKTMWRSFESIVSKTYSKRVFWTGAYFVSSCGGVTIDVLKKYVQDQDSPS
- a CDS encoding ABC transporter substrate-binding protein, with translation MFKKIWLLALGLLISLIIIANSDRQKSTMSERILEDPPKNVAEHPIVIGYSNWPGWWPWAIAESEGLFAKNGLNNLELRWYDNYTQSIDDLKAGNINGNCQTLNDTLSTVDDALKGEVVVLINDNSAGNDKIIAAQGINEVKDLKGKKVAVEAGVVDDFLLTLALEQENLSRSEIKVFNLETGAAAEAFVTKQVDAVGAFPPFWLTALQRSGSQELISSAAFPGAIPDLLVVTEELIEKYPEQVQSLVNTWFDVLRFMASDLDRAEEIMANRAGITRSELQLLKAGTKIFTFNENLAAFVEGNNMTSIHYAAEKIAENLQFDLKLISKKPNIRRMFNSNFLSGVKKSNS
- a CDS encoding CAP domain-containing protein, coding for MQDYHAYSDQRSAASPTDNGERYRSESTDSNNNQFGLYSAGEGGNLLNSSLFDGTVLHQSDKARTEEIPVSDTFDRQILELVNKERAKVGIDPLQLNEQLDRAADLHAQDQANTDTLSHTGSNGSNFDERILDAGYQYSTIGENVAVGYADAETVVTGWMGSDGHRENILNPAFEELGVGYSVGDNGSAYWTQSFGTDINGPIMA
- a CDS encoding sigma-70 family RNA polymerase sigma factor — its product is MVNNLVRDYLIEIGRTPLLKAEEEVEYANQIQAMLPLLNKNKADLTLDEQRIIYRGQIARQKMVEANLRLVVSVAKKYQNLGLSILDLIQEGSIGLMKATEKFDLSKGYKFSTYSYWWIRQAMTRAIANHARTIRLPIHITQDLNKIKKVTRQLSQQLGRKPTDREVATELGMDLDKLRFLAHSAQITKLKSLNVTIDENQTELGQIIADDSVSPADFASSQETRAHLQNLLNTLSPLQRDVIILRYGLNDGKIMSYGQISNICGISRERVRQIDNKAIQLLKKKAIEYLRSVN
- a CDS encoding transposase, whose amino-acid sequence is MRKTYQYKLILTATQRQEIDRWLSMLKAQYNYLLGERFNWWEYNRSYLTIPQGEYCLRWCELGSGELKDNPDWHSQSASLPQLKKDRPWYADIYSQVLQDCVKRVKLAMEKFLAGDSKGRKSGRPRFKNRARYRTLTYPAIKDKNLVGSTIKLPKLGVLKFRKSRDIKPGFKLKTASITRKADGYYLNLSVEDKSVPDLELDTVPTESNTVGIDVGLEKLYVDSSNNQANPQRHLRKSESKLALLQRKLDDNARGKKAKRLIRRAIARLHQKIARQRKHWHYGEAHKLARNCQVLAIEDLKIRNMKRKNKPKKVDGVFVPNGQAASRGLNKSWSDNGVGNFLEILSQVAQKYGTRIVKVNPRGTSQHCSRCLNRVSKTLSDRWHQCNSCDLSCDRDYNSALLIKKLAVGSRQSKTLPSLKDIMG